The Flavobacteriales bacterium genome contains the following window.
GCGGAAAAACCACGCTGACCAAACTCCTTTCCAAGCACTACAAGTGGGAGCTCCTCCAGGAAGAGGTGGACAACAACCCCTACCTGTTCGATTTCTACAAGGACATGTCGCGCTGGTCCTTCAACCTGCAGATCTTCTTCCTCAACAGCCGCTTCGAGCAACTGCTTGAAGTGCGGAGCGAAGGCCGCAACGTCATCCAGGACCGCAGCATCTACGAGGACGCGCACATTTTCGCGCCGAACCTGCACGCGATGGGGCTGATGACAACGCGCGACTTCGAGAACTACCAGCGCCTCTTCGCCAACATGGAGCGGCACATCACGCCACCGGACCTGCTGATCTACCTGCGCGCCCCCGTCGGCAACCTGGCCAGCCAGATCGCCGAGCGCGGCCGCGATTATGAAACCACGTTGAACGTTGAGTACCTCAAGCGCCTCAACGAACGCTACGAGGCGTGGATACAGACCTACGACCGCAGCAAGCTGATGATCGTGGACGTGGAGGACAACTCGTTCCACAAGAAGCCGGAAGACCTCGGCCGGATCATCAACAACATCGACGCCGAACTGCACGGCTTGTTCCCTGTGGAAGCGCCGGTGATGAAGACAGTGGCCAAAACAGCAGC
Protein-coding sequences here:
- a CDS encoding deoxynucleoside kinase, which translates into the protein MHIAVAGNIGSGKTTLTKLLSKHYKWELLQEEVDNNPYLFDFYKDMSRWSFNLQIFFLNSRFEQLLEVRSEGRNVIQDRSIYEDAHIFAPNLHAMGLMTTRDFENYQRLFANMERHITPPDLLIYLRAPVGNLASQIAERGRDYETTLNVEYLKRLNERYEAWIQTYDRSKLMIVDVEDNSFHKKPEDLGRIINNIDAELHGLFPVEAPVMKTVAKTAAKPAAKAPVKATAKSSAKAPAKVLAKKR